A window of Pirellula sp. SH-Sr6A contains these coding sequences:
- a CDS encoding PQQ-dependent sugar dehydrogenase, with amino-acid sequence MRRARSRNVASLACLALTSWASLESASRGEESYDPNRFEKTELVGNLIQPMELAIAPDGTIFLIELAGEIKRLDPNTGSLATIGKINVTTEQENGLIGLALDPHFESNGWVYLQYSPPSFSGQHVSRFTYRDGKLDMQSEVLLLQYEEQRQECCHHAGSLAFGPDGCLYISAGDNTNPFGDSGGYAPIDERDSKGSFNALRTSSNTKNFNGKILRIRPNAEGGYEIPEGNLFPADGSVGHPEIYVMGCRNPWRISVDPKTGFLYWGDVGPDAGGDNERGPRGYDEVNQAKTAGYFGWPLFIANNQPYAAYDYQTKQTGERFDPLKPINRSVFNTGSPLLPPAQPAWIYYPGGPSEEFPELGSGGRTACAGPTYDFSPSLNSPTKFPEHFHRCLFIYEWSRNWIAAVHLNDDSSIQRIEPFLPSMRFTRPIDMEFDRQGVLYVIEYGETWGRNPDAKLIRLDYHRGNRAPTAQIRADKLAGKEPLQVELSSDGSSDKDGDTLQYRWLVSKVPASPEAPQAASRPAPADLQLIGTTPKLQWTATQRGVYNVQLELTDPQGGRGTATLTLVVGNAVPELQFVRPKHGDFFDLGERVSFKIKVKDLEDGTSDSDESEELDLEFIDADAPNRVSVQATMISGENSEDPASVPAGLKRMRNSDCFNCHSVETPLIGPAFVDVAKKYRDQPGAIEASVERVRVGSTGVWGKVPMLPHEQFTPSEIREMVEWVFAAVPNPATEYRSGLSNIVELLTDKKDFDGKLQLNATYRDKGWGSIPSISTSQSIELRSRTLQAERADKIHDMQILGSHKAGNGKFCGAINHGSYLRVDRVPLNQFHSIVANVTSAGAGGKIEVRRNGPDGPLVGTLQVKVNGDWDGWYEVAMEKPLKEATSAEAYADLYFVCVNETNRSGLMNIDWIRFVK; translated from the coding sequence ATGCGCCGAGCACGATCTCGCAACGTCGCTTCTCTCGCTTGCCTCGCACTCACATCTTGGGCCTCGCTCGAGTCGGCTTCCAGGGGTGAGGAATCCTACGATCCGAACCGCTTTGAAAAAACCGAACTCGTCGGTAATCTCATCCAGCCGATGGAATTAGCGATCGCACCAGATGGAACGATCTTCTTGATCGAACTGGCTGGCGAAATCAAACGACTCGATCCCAACACAGGATCGCTGGCGACGATTGGCAAAATCAACGTGACAACCGAACAGGAAAACGGATTGATCGGCCTCGCCCTCGATCCCCATTTCGAGAGCAACGGCTGGGTCTATTTGCAATACTCGCCCCCTTCGTTCAGCGGTCAACATGTCAGCCGCTTTACCTATCGCGACGGCAAATTGGACATGCAAAGCGAAGTGCTACTCCTCCAGTACGAAGAACAACGTCAAGAATGTTGTCACCATGCGGGTTCGCTGGCGTTCGGACCGGACGGATGCCTCTACATCAGTGCGGGAGATAACACGAATCCTTTCGGTGATTCCGGTGGTTATGCGCCTATCGACGAACGAGATTCGAAAGGTTCCTTCAACGCATTGCGAACATCTTCGAATACGAAGAACTTCAACGGCAAGATCCTTCGCATTCGCCCCAACGCAGAAGGGGGATATGAAATCCCCGAGGGGAACCTCTTTCCCGCCGATGGTTCCGTCGGCCATCCCGAGATTTATGTCATGGGATGCAGAAACCCTTGGCGTATCAGCGTCGATCCGAAAACGGGATTCTTGTACTGGGGTGACGTGGGCCCCGATGCCGGTGGCGATAACGAACGCGGGCCACGCGGCTATGACGAAGTCAACCAAGCGAAAACGGCGGGATACTTTGGATGGCCATTGTTCATCGCCAACAATCAGCCTTATGCAGCCTACGACTACCAAACGAAACAAACAGGAGAACGATTTGATCCCCTCAAACCGATCAACCGGTCGGTCTTCAATACCGGCTCCCCCTTGCTTCCACCTGCTCAACCCGCCTGGATCTACTACCCAGGTGGTCCATCCGAGGAGTTCCCGGAGCTAGGGTCGGGAGGGCGGACCGCTTGCGCTGGTCCCACCTACGATTTCTCTCCCTCGCTCAACTCGCCGACGAAGTTTCCAGAACACTTCCATCGATGCCTGTTTATCTACGAATGGTCTCGAAACTGGATCGCAGCAGTCCACCTGAATGACGATTCCAGCATCCAAAGAATCGAACCCTTCTTACCCTCCATGCGATTCACTCGCCCGATCGACATGGAGTTCGATCGCCAGGGTGTACTCTACGTCATCGAATACGGGGAAACCTGGGGCCGCAACCCAGACGCTAAACTGATCCGACTTGACTACCACCGCGGCAACCGTGCCCCAACCGCCCAAATACGAGCCGATAAGTTAGCTGGCAAGGAACCACTTCAAGTCGAACTCTCCAGCGATGGCTCATCGGACAAGGACGGCGACACGCTCCAGTATCGCTGGTTGGTATCCAAAGTCCCTGCATCACCGGAAGCCCCCCAAGCCGCTTCAAGACCAGCACCAGCCGACCTTCAACTGATCGGCACAACCCCCAAACTGCAATGGACGGCGACGCAGCGAGGTGTCTACAACGTTCAACTCGAATTGACAGATCCCCAGGGCGGCCGAGGAACCGCTACCTTGACGCTCGTCGTCGGAAACGCAGTTCCCGAACTGCAGTTTGTTCGGCCTAAGCATGGTGACTTCTTCGATCTCGGCGAACGGGTCTCTTTCAAAATCAAAGTCAAGGACCTGGAAGACGGGACCTCGGACTCCGACGAATCGGAAGAACTGGATTTGGAGTTTATCGACGCGGACGCTCCCAATCGAGTGAGTGTTCAAGCGACGATGATCTCGGGAGAGAACTCGGAAGATCCAGCGTCGGTTCCAGCCGGACTGAAACGAATGCGAAACAGCGATTGCTTCAATTGCCATAGCGTCGAAACTCCCCTCATCGGTCCCGCCTTTGTCGACGTTGCCAAGAAATATCGAGATCAACCTGGCGCCATCGAAGCGTCTGTCGAACGGGTCCGAGTTGGGTCGACCGGTGTCTGGGGTAAAGTACCCATGCTACCTCACGAACAATTCACACCATCCGAAATCCGCGAAATGGTGGAATGGGTCTTCGCAGCCGTTCCCAACCCCGCCACGGAATACCGCTCCGGACTCTCGAATATTGTCGAGTTGCTCACGGATAAAAAGGACTTCGACGGAAAGCTTCAATTGAACGCAACCTATCGCGACAAAGGCTGGGGATCGATACCCTCTATCTCAACCTCCCAATCCATCGAATTGCGTTCGCGAACCTTGCAAGCGGAACGAGCCGACAAGATTCACGACATGCAGATACTTGGTTCTCACAAAGCAGGAAACGGAAAGTTTTGCGGAGCCATCAATCACGGCTCTTATCTGCGAGTCGACCGCGTTCCGTTGAATCAATTTCACTCCATCGTCGCCAACGTCACGTCCGCGGGCGCGGGAGGCAAGATCGAGGTACGCAGAAATGGTCCCGACGGTCCGCTCGTCGGTACCTTACAGGTCAAGGTCAATGGGGATTGGGATGGGTGGTACGAAGTCGCTATGGAAAAGCCCTTGAAGGAAGCGACCAGTGCCGAAGCGTATGCCGATCTCTACTTTGTCTGTGTCAACGAAACCAATCGGTCCGGCCTGATGAACATCGATTGGATTCGATTTGTGAAGTAA